CAGTGGATCTCCACATATGCATGGCTAAGAACCTGCAGATTCACCAATTTCCAGGTTTCTTTTCAacctttaaatatatatatatacgtatgtaTATGTTTTCATTTCGGGGCGCTGCCAACCCTGTTTTTCATGGAAAGCACATCATCCTTGCTTGTTTAAGAATTTTTAGATGTTTTTATTCAATAATTTCTAGGGTTATGTGTGTCTTTTTCTTAAAtctcattttaaaacatgtatCTAATTTTGCATCCATGcttgtgctgctttttttccctgtctCTTATGTGCCAACTGGCAGCGACTCCATGAGAGGTAATCTTCAATTACCTCACGTGTGAGACACAGGATGAGACACCACTCGTATGTTAATTGATAGTGTGTGCTTGTTAGAGCCAATGGGACGCAGAGACACAGCTTCGGGTTAGATGATGCACTCTGCTCCCAGTAGCCTCAAAATACTTGATGATTACATGCTCCTTCTCTCGTTCCAGTTATTGTATGCTTAACTTGCGTTTGGACATACTTAATGTGACTCTTCAGTTTGTTTGCTACAAcgtgagcatttttttcactattgGGCTCTAAAAAGACCCACAAATCTAGTAGAGACATTACAATGGTAAACTGTTTTTTtactacatttttttcatgagaaaaaagACCCACAATTCTAGTAGAGACATTACAATGGGAAACCGTTTTTTTactacatttgtttgtttgtttgtttgtttattgaacataaaacagatacagtaataatttgacagaaaataaggtagataaaaaagtaaaaagaaagaaatcagtcttcattcaacacagttattatgttcaagggagtaggatgaagtaaaaaacttatctagtcctaccccgttatgtgtttatatctactaaatcattttgatatcaatcagaaaagaaaaagtaagaataagtctccattaaggctcatactttacccttaaccgtgatatttttacaacttttggtttgtatcgggattatatacatcctcaccctggcactcttgtgtcaattttctcttgtattcataatggatatttcaatacctttctctatttatcaacttagttctgatttatcattatatttaatgtttagaatttatcattttaactctgatttcTATGAGagatgtatttaaaatgttcacaattagattattttatttatttttaaagttttttggtttgtttgtttgttttgttttgttttgtttttggtgccgATCCCAAATCTCTCGCATATCAGTTaataatccatccatgttctaatctttttatcctcacgagggtcgtgggcatgctggagcctatcccagctgtcttcgggcagttggcggtgtacaccctgaccagccaatcgcagggcacacagagacgaccaacaaccattcacgctcacatttcatttgaaaataattacaatgattattattatcataatacTGTAACATATTTAGTATGCAATCTAAATTAATAAATGAAGGGTTAGTTTcagtaacgtttttttttctttttctaaaatgtcaaattaaaacacaTGGTAAAATTCattaaccagttcagggtttcctttgcctactgcccgaagacaggtgggataggctgcaCCATGcctgcgaccattgtgaggataagcggattagaaaatggatggatggtaaaattcattttgtgcaaACTTTTAAAGGTCAAACTTGAATTTCAAAATCTGATGAGCAGGAAAagagtcaaaacatttttttaatcaatgccaGAAATGTGTATAGAGCCACATAAAGCTGTCTGGCGCGTTTGGTTGCCGCTGTTCAacccatattgttttgtgtttttggtgtccttgggtgtcttgaaaggcgcttataaataaaatgtattattattattatctctgATCTAAAAAAATCGGTTTACCAGTCTCATTAACCATAGTTTGTCCCAACATATATTGTTTCAgtataagccccccccccccccccctccaccgtcGCCCCCTTCTTCCGCAAGCTTGCCTAAACAGTGACGACTGAGTGCACTACTGACCTGATGGGACTTGATATAGAAAATCTATTTTCAGTGTTTCTCCTCCAGTGGGCTGTCTTATGCGGTTCTGATCGTCTGCAGAGTCAGACAGTGTGAATCATTCACATGTGATTGTCGGGGTGTCGGTTTTACTCACTGCAGCCTCACAAACGTGAACGTGTGGACACTGCGGAAACCCGAAAGGGCGAAATTATTCGACCTTCCGCCGTGGTTATTTTACATGGTGTAGTGTGTTTGCACTGCAGTAGGGGGAGCACTTGGTCTGGCTTGAGTCTGATATACAAAGTGCGCGAGCTGGCAGTTTATAGCTTCCGATGGTACTGTAAAGGTTATTTTAAAAagctagacagatagataggAAAGTGCTCTTCCACCACAAACCGATTCTCTGTACAGTACTATACTTCGAACCAAACACAAAGCCTGAGGGAGCAGAGCCTTCTTCGTTGCTCCACCTACCCATCTGAAACTCTCTTCCACAACAGACAAGTGCACTGAGTGCCCCATAATTTCAAGCACTCCTCAAAACGCACCTGTTCTGCTCTCCTTTCATCAGCAAGCCATTGTTTCACTCCTACTTTTTTATTCCTGTATCGAATTCGAATGTTTTACTCACtatccccgcccaccccccactGTGTTTTAATCTCTAATGTGTCTCTGGGAGCATTTTAAAAGTGTTCTAGcaaaattatattattattatttttattattgcaaGAGATAAGACATTTTGGAATGCTTCAAGATCAAAAGTCATTGTATCTTTTTTCATGTCCATTGCATATTGGGACGGTAACATTGAttttgtttatctatgtgttTCATCATTCCAGTGGTCATGGTGCAATATGATGAAATCTAGTTTCAGTATCAGCTGCTGGAAGGGACGTTTACGACAAAGATATTTCAGGGCCAAGTCTTGCACATTTGGAAATGAATAGTTGGCTGCTCCTGCCTCTGACACACAGTGAGCAGGACTATCTTTGTCAAAGAGTTCATCGGACAGAAAACGAAGACAGTTATTTCGTACTACATGCAGTACATCGGCAATCAGTCCTCTGTACCTCTGTCCATTGACAGATATATTTAGCTTGAAAGAGGGCTTTAATGGgggcattccttttttttcgccCCAGAATTTGATTATGACAATGTGTTGCGCTTATACCACAGCCTGCCATAGGTTTGACATGGATGGATTGCCTCATCAGATTCAATGGCATTCTAAATCATGAATGGTCCGaagtattattatgattattattatgactattattattttttgggcagCCCgtgacccagtggttagcacgtcaatctgaaagtgcagaggttgtgggttcgatcccggctccgggctgcctgtgtggagtttgcatgttctccacgtgcctgcgtggattttctccgggcactctggtttcctcccacattccgaaaacatgcatggcaggctgattgaacactctaaattgtccctaggcgtgagtgtgagtacagatggttgtttgtctccgtgtgccctgtgattgactgtcaaccggttcagggtgtcccctgccaactgccggaagacaactgggataggctccagcaccccaccccacccgcgacccttgtgaggataaagcgtattggaaaatggaaggatggatattATTATCATCACCATCATAATCAACATGATTGTTTCTGCATAAAATGTCCAAGACAGATGTtgaaaaatgttacaaaatagTTGACGTCATTCTGGACCATATCCGTGACTTTTGGCCAATTCTTTTATTCTTCGCGGATTTAAAGGCGCGCCACAGTTGGATGTTGTTAGACGCAGGAGAAGGACGAGGGCGGGGCTATCGTGGGAgatcaaaacaaaccaacaaatcagGAGAGTTCTCTGGGTGATTTACAACCGCAGCGGCCAGGAGGGAGGCGCGatgggtgcgtgcgtgtttccTTTTGCGCGTCAAGGGTGGGAGCGAGTATTGAGTGAACAGCAGGACAGAGAGGATAGCAAAGAGAAGGCATTGAGGGAGCAGAGTGCCAAGAAGAAACATGGAGCCAAAATACTAAGAGGACAAATTAGCGACACATCATCCGTACATCGCGCCCTTGAGGGAAATAACTCACTTTTACTGTTCTTCAGTGgattatgataataataatatatatatatatatatttttttttttaacccagccAATTTTCTGCCATCGCTCATCCTACTGGAATGCGCACTGTAACCGTTCCAGGACGCATTTGAAAAGCAACTAGGAAAGATGAACTGcgttctatttatttatgtatttattttgtcccAATTTTAAAGACATTACTGGGAAGTGGAAAGATTTATCCGGGTGCCTTACACATTTCTAGAAAGTGTTGTAGATTTTACTCACCTTTTCCGCTTGACTAATGGAAAGTAACATTTTATCCACCTAAAGAGGCTACTAAGGTTTGCTGTATTTTCCTcaagtgcacttttttttgtttgttgttattattgtacCCCTACGGCGATGATTGTGCTTTTGATTGCCCTGTGCATCGCGGACGGGGTGCTCGCCCAAATCCGCTACTCGGTGCCGGAGGAGGCGGACCATGGCACCTTGGTGGGAAATATCGCCGAGGATTTGGGATTGGACCTTACCAAACTGGCATCACGCCATTTCCAAGTCGTGCCCGGCTCTCGGACACCTCACTTGGAAGTAAACGTGGAGAACGGCGTCCTGTTTGTAAACGAAAAAATCGACCGGGAGCGGATATGCAAGCAGAGCGCGAGCTGTCAGCTCAACATGGAAGTGTTTCTGGAGAACCCTTTGGAGCTTTTTCGAGTTGAGATAGAAGTGGTGGACATTAACGACAACCCACCCAGCTTCCCCGAGACGGACATAACGGTGGAAATCTCCGAAAGCGCAACTCCCGGTACGCGCTTCCCGCTGGAGAGCGCGTTCGATCAGGACGTAGGCACCAATTCTTTACGCACGTATGATATCACCTCGAACAACTACTTTTACCTGGACGTGCAGACCCAAACAGACGGCAACAAATTCGCCGAGCTGGTGCTGGAGAAGCCGCTGGACAGAGAGCAGCAGGCGGCTCACAGGTACGTGCTGACCGCGGTGGACGGCGGCCAGCCTCCCCGGACCGGCACCGCGCTGCTGGTGGTCAAAGTGCTGGACTCGAACGACAACGTGCCCGTATTTGAGCAGCCCGTGTACGCAGTAACGCTTTCGGAGAACGCGCCCGCGGGTACGCTGGTCATCCAATTGAACGCCACTGACACGGACGAGGGACTCAATGGCGAGATTGCCTATTCTTTTAGTAACCACATCTCCGGCCGCGTAAAAGACATTTTCAGCATAGACCAGCGAGCAGGTCGCATCGAGGTGCGCGGGGAAGTGGATTTTGAGGAGAGCAGCCTGTATCAGATTTTTGTCCAAGCCAAGGACAAGGGGCCGAACGCCGTGCCGGCTCATTGCAAGGTCCTCGTCACCGTCACGGACGCGAATGACAACGCACCCGAGATCACCTTCAGCACTGTTACGGAGTCGGTGAGTGAAAAGGCGGCCCCCGGCACCGTCATCGCTCTGCTAAGTGTGACAGACTTGGACGCTGAAGAGAATGGACAAATGGACGTGGAAATCCTTGGCGAGGTCCCCTTCAAATTGAAGTCATCATTTAGGAATTATTTCACCATTGTGACTGATGGCTCGTTGGACAGGGAGAAGGCAGACTCCTATTCGGTGACTGTGGTTGCAAGGGATAAAGGCTCCCCTTCTCTTGCCACCAGCAAGTCCATTCGAGTCCAAGTGTCGGATGAGAATGACAATGCCCCTGCGTTCACAAAAGCCATATATGATGTATACGTGACGGAGAATAATGTGCCAGGGGCGTATATACACGCAGTGACCGCTCTGGATCCTGACGTCGGGCAGAATGCGCTCATCAGCTATTCCATATTAGAGTGTGAGATCCAGGCCATGTCAGTCAAAACCTACGTGTCAATCAATGAGGAGACAGGGTACTTATATGCACTGAGGTCCTTTGACTATGAACAACTGAAGGATTTCACATTTGTTGCGCAGGCAAAAGACGCCGGCGCCACGGAGCTCTCCGCGAATGCCACCGTCAAAGTTATCATTGTGGATCAGAATGACAATGCCCCCCTAGTCTTAGCCCCCATGGGGAAGAACGGCACAGCGAAGGAGCCTCTGCCCCGCTCGGCTGAGCCCGGCTACTTGGTGACGCGCATTGTGGCGATGGACGCAGACGACGGAGAGAATGCCAGGCTGTCGTACAGCATCCAGAGGGGCAACGAGAATGGAATGTTCAGGATGGATTGGAGGACAGGTGAACTCCGGACAGCGAGGCGGGTGTCAGCTAAACGAGACCCTCATCAGTCGTACGACTTGCTGATTGAGGTGAGAGACCACGGTCAGCCTCCGCTGTCCTCCAGCGCCAGCGTCCTCGTGGTGCTGGCGGACGGTGTGGCCGAGGGCCGCGGCCCTGCGGACAGAGGAGGTGCTGCTGCCAAAGCCAAGGAAAGTAGCCTGGACCTCACGGTCATCCTCATCATCGCCTTAGGCTCCGTCTCCTTTATATTCCTCCTGGTCATGATTGTGCTGGCCGTGCGttgccaaaaggaaaaaaagctcaACATTTACACCTGCCTGACCAGCGACTGCTGCCTGGGCCGCAGCTCCTGTTGCTCGCGGCGAGGCCGGGCCCATCAAAAAAAGCTGAGCAAGTCAGATATCATGTTGGTGCAAAGTGCTGTGAATGTCACAGGGGCAGGCACAGCTCAAGTCCCTGTGGAGGAATCAGGGAGCTTTGGCTCGCACCATCCAAATCAGAACTATTGTTATCAGGTATGTCTGACTCCTGAGTCTGCCAAAACCGACCTCATGTTCCTAAAGCCGTGTAGTCCGTCTAGGAGCACAGACAGCGAGCGCAACCCATGTGGAGCCATAGTGACAGGGTATGCAGACCAGCAGCCTGACATCATATCGAATGGCAGTCTATTATCAAATGAGGTAAGAAACCCTCTCGTGGCCTTGGCGTGTTGCTCTCCTTCCCTCGCGAGACCCGCGGCATGTTTACTGTGAAAGCCTGATCCATTAATAGGATCCCCCTTCGAGCCTGTCTGCCTGACTTCATCCTACCCGTTCCCCATCATATTATGTCCCCTACGTTAAGCGCTTTTCTTCAATTCGGCCTCACGCAGCTGCTCTGCGGTATCAATACATTCGTTGTCGCGTCGactcaaaaatgttcaaagGGATTTTCGTTCAAGCATTATTCAGGGTGCGTTCatgctgttgtgaaaatgtaACTAAAAGGGGCACGGACGGCACATTTCGACGTGTTGAACAGATACTGGCTCACTCGGACGTTTCCAGATTGAAGATTGACTTACACTGGCTCAACACATGTCTTAGCGTTTTTGTATGCCGCTTTATCCTGGCAAAAGGAGGAAAAACTCTTTCGCCGTGTCGCACAACCACACTTTCCTCATTCCGAATGATTTATGTGTATCGTGGCTGCATGTAGTTCATAGCATGAGCTCACCGTGTTGCTTTTAAGTCTTTTTCCCCATTGCTTTTCAGTTAATGCTATTTTGGAAGGATACACATAatctttaccttttttttttttttcagaacaaaCACCAGCGAGCAGAGCTAAGCTACATGGTGGACAGGCCAAGACGTGTAAATAGGTAAATTTGGAGGAAAACATCCTGAATGTAGCCTTGTTTTTCTGTTGCTCACTGTATATAACATGCGGTTTTAATGAACCGCTTACCGGTATCTACGCTCTTCCATCGCTGATAACTCTGATTACTGCAGTGGCACTCTGCATGATGAGATGGGATCAGATAGATTGTCCCTGTGCTGTTTAGATACATTATGTTAATGGGAAAACCACAAAGTGAATTAACCCTCTGTCTGGTTCCAGCTCGGCATTCCAAGAGGCAGATCTGGTCAGCTCTAAAGACAGTGGCCATGGAGACAGCGAGCAAGGAGATAGTGACCACGATGCCATGAATCGAGGCCTTTCCGCTGGTAGGAAAAGATTTACTCTTCTCTGATTTTGTTTGGTAGAAAGATTCACCGACATCTTTTGTAAAACAGAGATTTCGCTGCTTTCTCATGGACCGCAGTTGACATTTTATTGATGAGCATGTGGCTTCTATTCATAGCGGATCCAGGGGCATTTTCTGTTCCGAGTTGCTTCTAATCAGAGAGAAAGGTGGTAATTGTGGCCACCATCATGTGGCACTTCTCAGTCCATCCAACAATCCTTCTTTGTTTGAAGGGTTCCCCGCATTTAGACATTTGCTGCAGTGGCTcatgattttcatttatttatttacattctcGACGGAAAAAAATCAAGGAGAACATTAAAAATAGTGGAGCTTGATTACACACATGTAACTTAGGACATCCTTTGCATGTTCACGATCAACGTGGGAAATGGAGTGCAATGTCAGGTGGTTATGAATTATTcgtatttgttctttttttttctcaccattcTGCAAATAAATGTTCATGGCGAGGTGAGTGAACGGGGCAAAGAACAGCGCAATTCTTTTTGGTGCTCATGAACATAATGAAGCACGTGAAGGATTTTTTACCCTAGGGCGCTTAAAAGAAAGATTTTGATTGATTTCTCAGTGAATGACACATACTGTGCATTCTAATGGCAACATTCAAACATTTGGCATATAAGACACtgcagtattttttccaatccagttaaagttgttttttttaggtcggcgccactattttttttatctttattttattattattttttttccccctaaaggCATGTTGACTTAATGTTGGTGTTTGTAAATACGCAGCAAAGTTAATGATGAGCCTGCTCCCTGTGAGCTCAATCACTCGGTGCTGGAGACTACTCCACTGGATGTGACGTGCCTTTTAATGAGGCTGCGTCAAATGCACCGAGTAGTGAGCCCTTGCAAACAAATCAGTTGCTTCAGTCGTTCATTAAGTTAGTAATGTGGTCCTGGTAGCTTTACCCTCCAAATGCACTCAGTGGGTAGTTTCCACAAATACACTCTGACACAgtggctgtctttttttttaaaatgtttctaaaGGAAACCATTTGGGCTTTGTTTTTGGGTTCGATTATGAATATTGCTACTGAGACAATTAAATTCCCTTCATGGGATGAATAACATATCTATCTTGCtgtctagctagccagctagctagccatcgatctgtccatccatccatccatccgtccaattTTTACAAAAGGCCGAACAGAGTCATGAATGGCGTTGGGATGCTTTATTTGGCGCTAGGCTTTCTTTGATTGTGCGCCCCATGCGGATGGAGGCTCTCACCATTTCTGGAATGCTCCATGTCATTGCTGTGCCAAAGTGCAGCTTTCTCGGCACTTACGCCATCAGCCCAGGATGCCAAAAATGCTTTACATACACTTCAGCGTCAGAAAGCGCTGCCAAGACTGTGTTGACTATCAGTTCACAGAtcagactctctctctctctctctctttctgtgcgTTTTAAACCAATGCcatttatatttaatttaaGCCGCAGCAGCTGCTGCTTGTAGCTGGACGTGTCCTGTTTTTCCTGTGTCTTCGCATTTTGAATGCCAGCACCTTCTGTTGTACAAACAAGGAGCTCAGCAATACATATTTGTAAACATGtccatcaaaacaagaacaggaATTAATAGACTACGTTTGGCAGTCTTTTGCAAATCGGTCAACCTCTTATCAAACATGATGAGTCTAAACAGAGAATCTCTTCACTCTCTGCTAGTTTTGATACCATCAAAAAGTCCTCGGTTGAAGAATAATTTGGTCTTTCTTTCAGCTGTAAACATTACGTGCCTAATAGGAAATGATTAGTCTTTCGTTATCAAAATAAGTACCAAGCAGTCATCACACAAAAGCCACATGTTGTattcaatgttttttaatgtaatcatttattaaaaatagttGTACAAAAGTGTCACTATGTTATTGTGAATGTGAAAAGCAGAAGCCAGAATAATAGAGTCTTTGATAAAGGTCTAACTATGTGTGCCGTGCAAAAAATAGGTTACAATTTGCACATTTTCTGTGCATCTCCAAAGAACATTTGGGCTGCCTTGCAGCGTGAAGCATGACATTTTTCCACAACACTTTGGTCAGAATGTCTTTTACCCAGGTTTGTCATATGCACTGGACTACTCCAACGTAGACATTATTGGTGTGGGAAATTCAATACTTTGTTGAAGAAGTCAGTTTAGTGGctttgaacagtttttttttactgtactaTAAATCTCTGCTTGATTCTGAAAATTGATAGCCCCGCAGTTtctctgaattaaaaaaaagtccacaccaTGTTTTCTTTAATATCTTGTTCATTTTTACATGTCATGCCACTAAAAGTGGATCAAGTGAGACATGACAAAATATGGAATGCAATGCCATTGTGATTTAAATAAGAACTTTGAATGATTTTGGTTATTATCAAGAA
This window of the Hippocampus zosterae strain Florida chromosome 1, ASM2543408v3, whole genome shotgun sequence genome carries:
- the LOC127596501 gene encoding protocadherin-10-like isoform X1, whose amino-acid sequence is MIVLLIALCIADGVLAQIRYSVPEEADHGTLVGNIAEDLGLDLTKLASRHFQVVPGSRTPHLEVNVENGVLFVNEKIDRERICKQSASCQLNMEVFLENPLELFRVEIEVVDINDNPPSFPETDITVEISESATPGTRFPLESAFDQDVGTNSLRTYDITSNNYFYLDVQTQTDGNKFAELVLEKPLDREQQAAHRYVLTAVDGGQPPRTGTALLVVKVLDSNDNVPVFEQPVYAVTLSENAPAGTLVIQLNATDTDEGLNGEIAYSFSNHISGRVKDIFSIDQRAGRIEVRGEVDFEESSLYQIFVQAKDKGPNAVPAHCKVLVTVTDANDNAPEITFSTVTESVSEKAAPGTVIALLSVTDLDAEENGQMDVEILGEVPFKLKSSFRNYFTIVTDGSLDREKADSYSVTVVARDKGSPSLATSKSIRVQVSDENDNAPAFTKAIYDVYVTENNVPGAYIHAVTALDPDVGQNALISYSILECEIQAMSVKTYVSINEETGYLYALRSFDYEQLKDFTFVAQAKDAGATELSANATVKVIIVDQNDNAPLVLAPMGKNGTAKEPLPRSAEPGYLVTRIVAMDADDGENARLSYSIQRGNENGMFRMDWRTGELRTARRVSAKRDPHQSYDLLIEVRDHGQPPLSSSASVLVVLADGVAEGRGPADRGGAAAKAKESSLDLTVILIIALGSVSFIFLLVMIVLAVRCQKEKKLNIYTCLTSDCCLGRSSCCSRRGRAHQKKLSKSDIMLVQSAVNVTGAGTAQVPVEESGSFGSHHPNQNYCYQVCLTPESAKTDLMFLKPCSPSRSTDSERNPCGAIVTGYADQQPDIISNGSLLSNENKHQRAELSYMVDRPRRVNSSAFQEADLVSSKDSGHGDSEQGDSDHDAMNRGLSAGADLFSNCTEECKALGHSDRCWMPSFLPADGRQGPDYRSNLHVPGMDSVPDTERGKGFTSSFHIDIPETA
- the LOC127596501 gene encoding protocadherin-10-like isoform X2, coding for MIVLLIALCIADGVLAQIRYSVPEEADHGTLVGNIAEDLGLDLTKLASRHFQVVPGSRTPHLEVNVENGVLFVNEKIDRERICKQSASCQLNMEVFLENPLELFRVEIEVVDINDNPPSFPETDITVEISESATPGTRFPLESAFDQDVGTNSLRTYDITSNNYFYLDVQTQTDGNKFAELVLEKPLDREQQAAHRYVLTAVDGGQPPRTGTALLVVKVLDSNDNVPVFEQPVYAVTLSENAPAGTLVIQLNATDTDEGLNGEIAYSFSNHISGRVKDIFSIDQRAGRIEVRGEVDFEESSLYQIFVQAKDKGPNAVPAHCKVLVTVTDANDNAPEITFSTVTESVSEKAAPGTVIALLSVTDLDAEENGQMDVEILGEVPFKLKSSFRNYFTIVTDGSLDREKADSYSVTVVARDKGSPSLATSKSIRVQVSDENDNAPAFTKAIYDVYVTENNVPGAYIHAVTALDPDVGQNALISYSILECEIQAMSVKTYVSINEETGYLYALRSFDYEQLKDFTFVAQAKDAGATELSANATVKVIIVDQNDNAPLVLAPMGKNGTAKEPLPRSAEPGYLVTRIVAMDADDGENARLSYSIQRGNENGMFRMDWRTGELRTARRVSAKRDPHQSYDLLIEVRDHGQPPLSSSASVLVVLADGVAEGRGPADRGGAAAKAKESSLDLTVILIIALGSVSFIFLLVMIVLAVRCQKEKKLNIYTCLTSDCCLGRSSCCSRRGRAHQKKLSKSDIMLVQSAVNVTGAGTAQVPVEESGSFGSHHPNQNYCYQEHRQRAQPMWSHSDRVCRPAA